Below is a genomic region from Geoglobus acetivorans.
GAATTCCATCCTCATCTCTTTCCTGAGCGAATTCAGGGCTGACAACAAGGCCAAAGACTGTGCAAGGGTGTTAAGACTTCCCGGTTTCTACAACTTCAAGGATCCGGAGAAGCCCATCAAGGCCGAGATCATAGAGTTCAGCCCAACATCCAGCGTTGATCCAGAGCTCATCCTCTCCCTGCCGGTCGAAAGGCCCTTTGAATCCTCCCACACTGGGGAAAACTCACCCTCTCCCACTCTTCCTCCCACCTCTCAAAAAGTAATCTGGAAGAGGCTGGACAGAGAAACCAAGGAGAAGATAATCACCCAGATCTCTGAAGTTTACAGGAAGGGCCACAGGCAGAGCCTGGTCTTCCACCTGTCAGGTTATCTGGCCAAGTCTGAGATACATCCCTCTGACTGTGCTGAAGTTGTCCACAGAATCGTTCTCTCAAAGTCTGATGAGGAAGCTGAGGAGAGGTTTGAGGCTGTAGCCTGGAGTTATGGAAGGGTTTCAGCTGATGAGGATGTAATTAATTCGATTTACGAGTTTGCCAGACTGCACAAAATTGAGAGGGAGAAGATATCCAGCTGGGTTAAGTCTGCAAGTAAAGGAGATTCGGGGAAGCTTAGGGGGAGTTACAACCAGCTGAGGGATGAGATCAGGGAGATTCTTAAGGAGGATGGAAAGAATGAGGATGAGGCCTCAACCATAGCCATTGATTTCGTTTCAAGACTTGAGGATCTTGTTGGCCAGCCTGTTGAGAAATCGGTTATTGGAGTTCCCGTTAAGATCAGTAAATCTGGAAAAGGGTTCAGGGTTTCATTTGTCAACAATCCGGATAAGGGGATTGCTAAGGTAAAATACCCACTGGACGGCTGGGAGGTTCTTGAATACGACTACATAACTTCGTTCTGCATTGAGAGGGTTAAGGTTCTGGCCGATCCTTCAACTGGAGACAGGGAATATATCATTACGATAAGGTATCCTGGTAAAGGGATCGAGAGAACTTCCCCACCTCTGAAAGTTGAGGAATTAATTGAATGGTTCAAGGAGCAGGAAGGAATAAGGAAACTCCAGATTTTGAGGGATGCTGTCAGCTCATTACTGGATGCTTTTGAAACAAGGGGAAGGGCTGAGATTAAGCATACCTCTTTAGCCACTGGGTTTGTCGAGGTTGATGGAAGGCTGGAATTCTTCAATTACGAAAGCTCACCTGTCAGAATTCCTGAGCCTTCAAAGGAAGGACTGAGAAGAGCTTTAACAATCCTTGATGAGCTGGCCAGGAAATACAATCATGCGGATGGTTTTGTTGCAGGAGTTCTTTTCGGAATTATCCAGCCTCTTGGATACGTTAAGAGACAGAACCACGTCAGGAGTTTTCATTTAATGCTCACAGGAGAGCCCAAGACTGGGAAGAGCACAATTGGAGATATAATTCTCGCAATGTGGGGATGTCCGAAGAAAAAGCCGTTCTATGTTTCCGGACAATCAATTAAATCTGTTGCGAGACTGGGTTCTTTTCTGGATTCAACCTCTCTTGTTATCTCAATCAACGAGGTGAGAGACTCCATCACCATTCCTGAAGTTTCTGACATGCTGAAGAATGCAAGATCAGAGCTAACGATTAGAGACAGGTATGAGGGAAAGAACAGGATAAGAACGTTCCACTCCAGGGCCTCAGTTTTCATGACCACCAATTACCTGCCAATGCTGAAGGATAAGGGCCTGATTGAGTCTTTCATGATCTTCGAGTTCACAGTTAAGCAGAAGCCGGGCAAGGAGGAGAGGGATGAGTTTGCCAGATGGTTCTCTGAGATTGAAAAGGATCTGGCATATATCGGTGCATGGCTGGTAAAATTCTACACTGAGAACTGGGAGAAAGTCAAGCCCCACATAATGAAAGAGGACTTTATCGAGCCGGGAAGGAAGGTTTTAAGGTATCTGTATGCTGAGGCCGGGCTTGAGGTTCCTGAGTGGGTGGATAAGCCGTTAACTCCTGCAGAGATTGAGGAGGAGATTGATGAGCTGGATCTTATTGTTTCAACGATTAAGAAAGACATTCTGCAGGCTGTCAAGGATGTCGGTGTTTCTCTGCATGCTGAGGGAATGGAGAGCTGGGCTGGAAGGATTGAGGAGCTGAAAAGACTGGATGCTCTGCCTGAATATTTAAAAGCTAAAAAAGACTTGTCCAAGATTTACATTAAACCTGAAATTGTCGAATCTGTCCGGAGAAGAACCGGATACGAGATTGCAGGAGGATTAAGAAATATTGCCGATAAATACGGTTTCAAATACGATAAAACACCTGACGGAAGAGGTAGGGCTATAGTCCTCTATTATGACGAATTTCTAAGACTTCTCGGAGAATCGGATGAATCGGAGAAAGAAGCGGACTCTTCTGGGGTAGTCAATGAGGTGGAGTTTGACATGACTGAATTGATGGATGATGACTGGAAACATGAGCTTTTGATGGAAGAACTTGAGAGAGGTGGGAATGAATGAAGTATAAAACCATCAGAATAACCAGTTTCCTTGAAGCTGACAGAATAATGGGAGTTGACGGGAGAATTTACAGGGTCGGTTATGGAATGATAGTCACTCTTCCAGAGCTGAATGCTGATGTTTTCCTGAAAAGGGGAGTAGCTGAGCCTGCTGACGAGGCGGATCTGTTTCTGGAGGAGGCGATACTGTGAGGTGTCCCCACTGCGGAAACTATATTGAAAATACGATTTGGGAGGCCCTGAAGCCGTACAGAGGAGTAACTGACAGGGTAGTTATCACCAACATAGACACGATCCTTGATGTCGGGCCAAGAATCAGGGCAATTTTCGAGGAGAAGAACGGAAAGCTGAAGATCAGAGGTTATCAGGCCGTTACTCTCAAAAAGGTTGCCAGGGCTTTAAGAGTCCCCCTTTACTACATCGAGAGAATTGATGATAGAGTCAGACTTTTCGAGTTCGACAGGTATCAGAGAGTGAATTCTGGAGAGTTCTTGAGAGCTGATCATCTAATTCCAGTCTTTTCCGGGAGTGTTGAGGAATTTGGAGACTGGATTTATAGGAAATACATCCTTCATACTCCTCCCTCATCAAAGGGGAGGAAGAAGTGGTGGAGGTGAGGAGAGGTATGGACGTGCAGTCGAGATGTAGGAATGTATGGGGTCGTAGAGTATCGGGATTTTGTAACACGTTGGAGGGCACACTGAGGGAAATTTTGGGCAGGTCTGGAGGTGGTTGTGTTGCCCCAGCATAAGCAGAACGCGGGCAAAAAGTACCTTGCAGGAATGGTGGATTTTGGAATACTTGGCAGGAGAGAGGCATACCTCTTCAAGAACGAAAAAAGAGAGAAAGACACTCAACCGGCCTTCAGACTGGTTATCAGGGAAGGAGACACATGGAAGGAAGTTGGCGCTTTCTGGGTCAGAGAGGTCAAGCAGAAAGAGCCTGAGGAGGAAGTTTTCGACATGACGGGGTGATTTAGATGGCAGAGCAGAAAAAAGACCACTGTATCGCTCACTTTGAAATGCGAGGAGAGAGTGAAGAAGGGTGCCGCATGATAATGAAATACTCAATGGCTTTTCGTGGAACAGAGCTCGGCATTTCACGGACTGGTGAGATGGTCGAATATAGGTTTGGCAAATTCCTGAGCGTAAAAATTCCAAGAGACAGATTATTGGAGGTTGCAGTGGACACTTTCACAATGATGCCTCTCAAACATAAGATGGAGTTCCTTAATCAGGCCTTTGAGATTCTCAATGACTCTTTGCTCACACCCGAGCTGGCCACATGGGATGAAGAGAACCCACAGATGGGAGAGTATGAAGCTAAAGAAGAGAAGATTCATGCCTGAGATCCCCTTGGGTGAAAACGGCAAAATCAGTAATCTGGAGGTAGGTAATATTGAAAGCCAGTAATTTTGAGAGATTTCAAACAAAAACTGAATTTTTTAAATTTGGAAGATTTTGGTGGAACGAAAGAAGACCAGAGAAGATTCTCGTGGATATTCCTTACACTCTGAAAAAACTTATTCGAGCAGGGGAGAGACTGAAAGTAACCATATATTTAAGAGATGCTACAATTGTTAAAAGCGTTTATGTGTGGAATCAAAAGACCATCCAGATTTACATTCCATCTGCATGGGATTTAAACGGGGATGAAGCTGTTGTGGCGAGATTTGAAGCCACTTCTGAAAGTACATTCAAGGTCCTAATCTTAATTGGGGAGATGGAATTATGACAAGAGCTGATGTAAATATGAAATACTGGAAACGGAAGCTTGTAATCGAATTTACTCCGCTAGTCCTCTTTTTAGTAATGAACAACCTTTATACCTTCAGATACTCAGACCTCACAGGATTATTCAATTACAGATACGTCCATAGATTCGTT
It encodes:
- a CDS encoding DNA-primase RepB domain-containing protein, producing the protein MLVGTSENGGSKGYLNGGVRGFLDFIVSPSRNRLLEIRLIEKGKARSHFFSSTGEALSFLSSRSFNGSNVYYGVLPRKDRAGNKEAVVDKADVCWVDLDVLSLEECKDLDPEEIWRRCFDVHYRACEKLSGHGITPTFAVFTGHGVQILFKLSREVPKEEIEKLNSILISFLSEFRADNKAKDCARVLRLPGFYNFKDPEKPIKAEIIEFSPTSSVDPELILSLPVERPFESSHTGENSPSPTLPPTSQKVIWKRLDRETKEKIITQISEVYRKGHRQSLVFHLSGYLAKSEIHPSDCAEVVHRIVLSKSDEEAEERFEAVAWSYGRVSADEDVINSIYEFARLHKIEREKISSWVKSASKGDSGKLRGSYNQLRDEIREILKEDGKNEDEASTIAIDFVSRLEDLVGQPVEKSVIGVPVKISKSGKGFRVSFVNNPDKGIAKVKYPLDGWEVLEYDYITSFCIERVKVLADPSTGDREYIITIRYPGKGIERTSPPLKVEELIEWFKEQEGIRKLQILRDAVSSLLDAFETRGRAEIKHTSLATGFVEVDGRLEFFNYESSPVRIPEPSKEGLRRALTILDELARKYNHADGFVAGVLFGIIQPLGYVKRQNHVRSFHLMLTGEPKTGKSTIGDIILAMWGCPKKKPFYVSGQSIKSVARLGSFLDSTSLVISINEVRDSITIPEVSDMLKNARSELTIRDRYEGKNRIRTFHSRASVFMTTNYLPMLKDKGLIESFMIFEFTVKQKPGKEERDEFARWFSEIEKDLAYIGAWLVKFYTENWEKVKPHIMKEDFIEPGRKVLRYLYAEAGLEVPEWVDKPLTPAEIEEEIDELDLIVSTIKKDILQAVKDVGVSLHAEGMESWAGRIEELKRLDALPEYLKAKKDLSKIYIKPEIVESVRRRTGYEIAGGLRNIADKYGFKYDKTPDGRGRAIVLYYDEFLRLLGESDESEKEADSSGVVNEVEFDMTELMDDDWKHELLMEELERGGNE
- a CDS encoding DUF736 family protein; translation: MPQHKQNAGKKYLAGMVDFGILGRREAYLFKNEKREKDTQPAFRLVIREGDTWKEVGAFWVREVKQKEPEEEVFDMTG